The following coding sequences lie in one Nycticebus coucang isolate mNycCou1 chromosome 18, mNycCou1.pri, whole genome shotgun sequence genomic window:
- the SSTR2 gene encoding somatostatin receptor type 2, translating to MDVAEELLNGSHTWLSSALDFNGSVAAANSSNQTEPYYDLTSNAVLTFIYFVVCIVGLCGNTLVIYVILRYAKMKTITNIYILNLAIADELFMLGLPFLAMQVALVHWPFGKAICRVVMTVDGINQFTSIFCLTVMSIDRYLAVVHPIKSAKWRRPRTAKMVNVAVWGVSLLVILPIMIYAGLRSNQWGRSSCTINWPGESGAWYTGFIIYAFILGFLVPLTIICLCYLFIIIKVKSSGIRVGSSKRKKSEKKVTRMVSIVVAVFIFCWLPFYIFNVSSVSVAINPTPALKGMFDFVVVLTYANSCANPILYAFLSDNFKKSFQNVLCLIKVSGTEDGERSDSKQDKSRLNETTETQRTLLNGDLQTSI from the coding sequence ATGGATGTGGCGGAAGAGCTACTCAACGGAAGCCACACGTGGCTGTCCTCCGCACTGGACTTCAATGGCTCGGTGGCAGCAGCCAACAGCTCAAACCAGACAGAGCCCTACTATGACCTGACGAGCAATGCGGTCCTCACCTTCATATACTTTGTGGTCTGCATCGTTGGGCTATGTGGCAACACGCTTGTCATTTACGTCATCCTCCGCTATGCCAAGATGAAGACCATCACCAACATTTACATCCTCAACCTGGCCATTGCAGATGAGCTCTTTATGCTGGGTCTGCCCTTCTTGGCTATGCAGGTGGCTCTGGTCCACTGGCCCTTTGGCAAGGCCATCTGCCGGGTGGTCATGACTGTGGACGGCATCAATCAGTTCACCAGCATCTTCTGCTTGACGGTCATGAGCATCGACCGCTACCTGGCTGTGGTTCACCCCATCAAGTCGGCCAAGTGGAGGAGACCCCGGACAGCCAAGATGGTCAACGTGGCTGTGTGGGGGGTCTCTCTGTTGGTCATCTTGCCAATCATGATATATGCCGGGCTTCGGAGCAACCAGTGGGGGAGAAGCAGCTGCACCATCAACTGGCCGGGTGAATCTGGGGCCTGGTACACGGGGTTCATTATTTACGCTTTCATCCTGGGGTTCCTGGTACCCCTCACCATCATTTGTCTTTGCTACCTATTCATTATCATCAAGGTGAAGTCGTCTGGAATCCGAGTGGGGTCCTCCAAGAGGAAAAAGTCTGAGAAAAAGGTCACCCGCATGGTGTCCATTGTGGTGGCTGTCTTCATTTTCTGCTGGCTGCCCTTCTACATATTCAACGTGTCCTCTGTCTCCGTGGCCATCAATCCTACTCCAGCCCTTAAAGGCATGTTTGACTTTGTGGTGGTACTCACCTACGCCAACAGCTGTGCCAACCCTATCCTGTATGCCTTCTTGTCTGACAACTTCAAGAAGAGTTTCCAGAATGTCCTCTGCTTGATCAAGGTGAGCGGCACAGAGGATGGGGAACGGAGTGACAGTAAGCAGGACAAATCCCGGCTGAACGAGACCACGGAGACCCAGAGGACCCTCCTCAATGGAGACCTCCAAACCAGTATCTGA